The sequence TATGCAACTTACTAGGTGCAGACATTGTGTTTCATTCACTCGTTTTAGCTTCCGTTATTGTTTCATTTTCTCACTTTAATCATGCTAACTGTTTTATCAGATTTTCGGGACTATGTAAAACCTTCCCGCCTTTTACCAGCCACTAACGTAAAATTCTGTGGAGATTGGTCGCTGGAAACATTGCTCAATCATTCGAAATTTGATAGATCCAATTCGATTTACCAAGTCAAGCTGCAAACGAGTAATGCATATGGATCAGATCTTACCGATATAAACTCTGAAGTCCTGCTTTGTTTGATAGATGAAAATGGTGACTCAATCTTACAGAGGATATCGGCTGGTCTAGAGAACGCTCGTTTTGTGCAGTCACAGGATTCTGATCTTCTCCAATTCCGAAGAGGTTCCGTAGATGAGTTCATATTTGAAGGACCTAAACTTGGAAAACTTGCAGCTGTTTGGATCAGTCCAGAATCAGGTCAGTATTTCCAACTAACTGACGTAACGTAAGCTATGCTGCTCGGACTTGTCAAAAAATTGTTGTTGCATCCGTGTCGGATCTTCCAAAATGCAgtacttttggaggatccgacatGCAACCTTCAACATTACTGTAGAGTCCGACTGACATAGCATGTAAGATCAATTCTTCTGAGGATCGAGATGTGATCTTTTTGTCTAGAAAAGTACATTTGGCATATCGATATCTTCTAAACTGTGTTTGATGTGTCAAAGTAATCACCTTAGCTTACAAATCACACTGTTTGTATCTGTCTCAAATTTGTAAGCATACCGATTCCTCAACAGTAAAAGTTCATCAAGCACCAGAAAAACTGCTcggacatttttgaagagtccgagcatgTAGCTGTGAAGCATTTGTTTGATTACTATTATGCATATTTCAAGGCTCAAGCATCAAAAAAGAAACTAATGAACATGTATGTAGCCCAACGATATCTAAATTTTCGTGCTAATATGAATAATCAGGTCAGTGGAGACTCGGAGGCATGAACGTAACTGTCATTTCCCTTCTAAATTCCGCATTAATAGGAAATGAGAAGAATTTATCAGACTGTACTGCCATCCAGTATGACTTTGATATCGAGGATGTCTTGCTCGGTGGGAAAAGCGATAGTTCCATGATAGAGTTTAGACCATGTTCGGTTATTGAGTTTTCCGAGGACAACATTATATCATTAAGTGAGAAAACCTCGCCATCATCTTCCGTTAGTACACAGAACATATCAAACGAAGACACAATGAAGGAATACACAGATTTGAAGTTATCTTTATTGGTCTACGATGCAATCCTTACTATTGCTGGCTCGTCTATTGCATTCTTAGCCGGAGATAAGTCTGCAATCGCCTTCTTAACAGGTGGTATCGTAGGATTCCTCTATCTATTACTCGTGCAGAGATCTGTTGACGGTATACCATCTTCAGAACTGACTCAAAGTAACAGAACAGAAACTCTTGATCAAACCGATAAAGGATTCAAAGGCTCAGTGTTGAACATAGCATTAGCTCTTGCAGTTACAATCGTTGCAGCAAAATATGCTCCCGGAGACGTTGCTAGAGTGCTGACACCTCAAGATCTCATGCTTGGAACGATCGGATTTCTACTGTCTAAGGTATCTGTTATTTTAGCTGCTTTCGTACCGATAACAGGAGGTTTAAGAGAGAACAAATGATACTATACTCATTCATAACAGAACAGATAGATGTATAGAATCGACGTATTTGTTTTACACACTTGTTTTTCGATGTTTCTATACTTGAGCAAGAGTCTATCGGAAACTAGATTATATAGGATTGTAGAATTCCGTGCCAAATTTACGTGTATAAAACAAAAATGCGTCTGCCGGGAGTCGAACCCGGGTCTATTGCTTGGAAGGCAATTATCCTAACCGTTGGACTACAGACGCTTTGatgttcttcaaagttttcataattatttttctttaaattcaattggtttctaaagtgaaagtaTATAACAATGTCACAAGTATATGttggggggtggggggggggggggggggttNNNNNNNNNTTTCGGTCGTCTATAGGTGGTAGGATAGGGTAAGTTGGGTGGtcacactataacaaaaataacttttagcggcattaaatattaacactaataaagagtactaaagtctttaccggcattagttaagtgtcattagaaccaatgtcgctaaagactttagggacatacacaaagagtgacaatgaccgctaaaaatacatatttagcggcaattaagaattaagtgccgctaatggtcatttttgttgtagtgtcaAAACTTACATCGTATTGGATCTTTTATTCGTGCGTAAGATCAGGCTTAGAGCACGTGAAACTCATTAGTATTGCATGAGAACATTTGAAATCATAGTgtgaaggggggggggggggttcgtAAGACGGTCGTCTAGGTGGTAGGGTAGGTTAAGTTGGGTGGTTAAAACTTACATAGTATCTGATTTTCTAATAATAGGTAAGATCAAGCTTAGAGCTCGTAAAACTAATCACTATTACATTAGGACATTTGAAATCATAGCATGTTTTTAcgacaaataatattttatttgtgatagAAGAGCGATCACTTTGTATAGTGGTTGTCATACAAGATCATAAACACATCGTTTAATTATTGCTCGAGCAGACTAGAGTTATCTGTCGATCAATTATCCATCTAGTAAAGATTATTAATCACGAGCTTAACTATACCCTAATATGAACAACCtcgaattttaattttttgcaaaTATAGAGTATTTCCAAATCATCATTTATTGGTCAATTaatatgcatcattttccaatcTCCTTGAGTTATATACGTTatcttattaaaatatttattacacGTCAATTCTATCTGatgatatatattataatttttttaaaaaaatatatatttatcgtGCATAAAGTTTAAACTCATCTAAAATTTAACTGATTGATCATCTCAAGGTGAATCTACAGTTTTAATTACGAATTCGtgtgaattaataatttttattcatatatattaaaaacttcactaattaaatatctataaatattagtaaataacaattaagttattattattatataacatTAACCTGAATTcacaataaaattcataaacttcaaaatcATGAATCCGCCTCTCTCAACGAATTACAATATATTGATGTTGACAACTAGCATTATTCCAATGTATATACTATATACTCTTCtgattaatacaaaaaataatactaaattgtttttttccccataaatttgcagaaaaaaaacaaaatttaaaagctTCATTTTAGAGGTATCAAATGTAGACAAGATCCTTAATTCTACTTTTTGCATGAGGTAGACGATTATTCcaacaaaattgattttaacattttgtgaatattaataattataatattcattaaattaatagaaaaataattattctttttaaccaattttcatgttatcatatcaAGGTTGAACCATCTCAGTGGGTTTCAAATTCGAGttctaaatatgaaaaatctttgatatgGAGCACTTTCTTCTAATAAAGTCCTACGCGATACGAATCTGAATAAATCGAGCTCTAATACGTGAGTACCGAACATcgaaaacaaacaaaacattttatatattgcaCGAAATTTAAATACATGATCTCGATGTATATGTATTATTGTTATTCATAAAAAACTAAACTCTATTATTTTTAGTTgctcattaattttatattaaaagaaaacaaaatctaaaaatttcattttagagGTATCAAATGTTGACAAGATCCTTAAATTATTAATTCTAAATTTTGCATGAGGGACGATTCttccaataattattttttaatattttgttatataaataaaaggACAAAATAGCATCTTTGGGAATAAGCATTGTAACTCTAATACCAACAATTCTATGTATATCTAACTTAGAACTAtgagaaataatataattttaactgCAGGCTTTTAAAGTGTATGTTCGGTTCGGGTTGAATAGAATTTCTTCACTTTTAATTAGACGTTTTGAACTCGAATTTTTGAATACAGAAGTTACAGGTTTGGACGAATCTGTTAATTTTACTCCAAATTCATTATATTCATCTCAAAAAAATCAtcgaatatttataaattattacttCAGACTCAAATAACTTAAACGAAGTAAAATCTTAATTCATAAACTTCACATTCTGACTCTTACCTCCGTGTAATTTGTCAGGTAATTAGTGGCATGTCCCTATATAGGATACTTCACATAAGAAAATGACATGATTAATAAGTAGACTAAGAGACAAAAAGAACAATAATCATGGTCTAAAAgagcattttctttttttttaagttcaatTTATGCATATTTCGATATACAGAATATTTCGCGTTTAAAAAGGTGATATAAATCACTTATTTTGATACAAGTATTAGTGACGTATTCAACGATGGGATCTCAAAACTTATAAATTACACAAAAAAGGGAAATTATAATTGCTTCAAGATTTCTCATATAGCAAATCTCAAGCatatacttaaaataaagtTGTAAAGAGTTTTACGTAATATATATTGTCAAtgcaaattaatttttatgttatgttaagTCACTTAAAAGATAACTACAAAACTGTTTATATAAATTTGGACtattaatctaaaaaataaaacaagttaCTTCTGATAACATATTATATTCTTCATACGCTACTGATGATCggtatatataaattgaatcgAATAATAAGAGCACAGTCGAAAAGAATTACTGCttccatttcaatttatttatctgattttgatgacttgtcacggatcaaagtttaagaaagtaaaagaaGATTCTTGAATCTTGTagtcttaaattaaaaatacatagaATATACCATAATacctttttttaatcttaaatatGTCGGTGTAAAAagccaaaattaaataattgtcaaaaagaaaacatacatttttttttcaaatagactaaaagtgaaaaaataaaacaaacaaacttaAATAAAGCGAGTACTAATTATCATCTTGAAATTTCTAAAACGGcatttatctttattttgaaACAGATAGAATATAGAGCAAAAAAACTACACTTATTTCGGAACAGATGGAGTATAGTAtagtatattataatatatcttAATAATGGAGAGAAATTTTTTGTTAGTTccttgtgtatatatatagtatactATATATATCTCCAAAACACTAATTTTTCAcatctttttttgttgttataattTGTAAAAATGTGTCCAGCAACACTTTCTTATTCATCAAATTCTTGGCTTAATGcaagaaatgaaatattttcatctaaaaaatgcaaaacaaaatTACTAATAAGAGTTGATCAAGTTCTTACAGTTTCTCCTAAGAAGAGTGAACAATCAATTCATGAATTATTATCAGTACAAGGAATTGCTCATACTCATCGTCGCGTTCGCGAAGTTGTTTGGAAACAAACAAATGTTACAAATGAAAATTTGTGTTGTAAGAATCCAAGATTTGATCCTATGTTTCTTGATGAAGCTTATGAATTATGCAGGAAAATTTGTGAAGAATATGCTAAGACTTTCTACTTAGGTACATTTTCTTGATGatcactttttttcttttttcaagatTGACATGTTACATATAGTATAGAAATCTATGTCATGTACATTTTTACTGGCTTTTCTGTTGTTTATTGTGTCTCGATTATCAtactattttgttgttgttgtaaatgCTTTGTGTTGCTTTCCTTGTTATTGTTGTGCTTTCTTCATTTtcgtttttcctttttataactACTTTGATTTGTTGCATTTGAGCCGAGGGTCATTtcaacctctctacctccacgaggtaAGGGTAACGTCtacgtacactctaccctcttCATACCCTACTCGTGGAATTTCAATGTATATGTTGTTATTGTACAATTTATGACTTGAGTTTTTGCTAATATAGCTAGTATGAAGTTTTTATTTTGATGGATATATAAACCATCTTTTTTAAGCTTTTCAATCAAAAGTTGTGTTGATCGGGCTATTCAAAAATGTTGACGGATTGTGTGTGAACGATCCTCCAAAAGCAGTGCATTTTTGGAGGAATCGATATGGGTGTGAtaacatttttggagagtctaAGTAAATATAACTTGATGTTCAATTTGATCATGTTGTAGGGACTAAGCTAATGACTGAAGAGAGACAAAAGGCAATATGGGCTATCTATGGTAAGCTATAGTGATTTAATGAtctcaaatttttcaaattattatactagGCCTTAACTAGTATCAGAGTCGATAATTCCGCGAGATGAGTATCGAGATGATAGAGTGATATTTTTAATGGTACGACGCCTTTTCGGAAAAACTTTGCAAGTTTAGCTCATAGCACGCAATATCACATCATGTTAAGACTAAGACTATCACACCACATAAGAAAAAGCTACATATAAGGTGTAGTGATATTCTTAATGATATTGACGCCTTTTGGGAAAAACTACGCCAGTTTGACTCATAACAGACTATATCACACCATGTTATGAGTATCGGCCGAGAGAAAAAACTACATATGTGGTGTAGTGATATTCTTAATAGTATAAGACCTTTCGAGAAAACGTTGCGAGTTTGGCTCATAACAGACAATATCACACCATGTTAAGAGTATTttcaatataatagaaaaagCTAATATAAGGTGTAGTGATATTCTTAATAGTATAGTGCCTTTTGGAGAAAACCGTGTCAGTTTGACTTGTGATATACAATATCATATCATGTTATGAGTATCGCCCAATATAAGAGAAAAAGCTACATCTAAGGTGTAGTAATAATCTTAATGGTATAACACCTTTTGGGGAAAACCGTGTCAATTTGACTCATAACAGACAATATCACATCATGTTTAAAGTATAGCCCAACATAAGAGAAAAAGCTACATGTGTGGTATAGTGATATTCTTAATAGTATAAGACCTTTCGAGAAAACTTTGCGAGTTTGGCTCATAACAGACAATATCACACCATGTTAAGAGTAATTttcaatataatagaaaaagCTAATATAAGGTGTAGTGATATTCTTAATTGTATAATGCCTTCTGGGAAAAACTTTGCGAGTTTGGCTCATAGCAGACAATATCACACCATGTTAAAACTAAGGTATCACgcaacataagaaaaaaaagctACATATAAGGCGTAGTGATATTCTTAATGATATGACACCTTTTGGGGAAAACCGTTCCAGTTTGACTCATAACAGACAATATCAGACCATGTTAAGAGTATCGTCCAACAGAAGCAATTGAAaattgtcttcttttttttgttgtctttCAGTATGGTGCAGAAGGACAGATGAACTAGTTGATGGTCCTAATGCAGATTACATGAACAACTCAGTTCTTGATAGATGGGAACAAAGATTAGAAGACATTTTCAACAACAAACCTTATGACATGCTTGATGCTGCTTTAACTGATACCATTTGCAAGTTTCCTTTAGACA comes from Solanum pennellii chromosome 1, SPENNV200 and encodes:
- the LOC107007928 gene encoding uncharacterized protein LOC107007928 isoform X1, which gives rise to MESLFIKNLIFTTQISVPKSNSINPIPIRRICSSSWKIHFKKLDFQDFRDYVKPSRLLPATNVKFCGDWSLETLLNHSKFDRSNSIYQVKLQTSNAYGSDLTDINSEVLLCLIDENGDSILQRISAGLENARFVQSQDSDLLQFRRGSVDEFIFEGPKLGKLAAVWISPESGQWRLGGMNVTVISLLNSALIGNEKNLSDCTAIQYDFDIEDVLLGGKSDSSMIEFRPCSVIEFSEDNIISLSEKTSPSSSVSTQNISNEDTMKEYTDLKLSLLVYDAILTIAGSSIAFLAGDKSAIAFLTGGIVGFLYLLLVQRSVDGIPSSELTQSNRTETLDQTDKGFKGSVLNIALALAVTIVAAKYAPGDVARVLTPQDLMLGTIGFLLSKVSVILAAFVPITGGLRENK
- the LOC107007928 gene encoding uncharacterized protein LOC107007928 isoform X2 — its product is MESLFIKNLIFTTQISVPKSNSINPIPIRRICSSSWKIHFKKLDFQDENGDSILQRISAGLENARFVQSQDSDLLQFRRGSVDEFIFEGPKLGKLAAVWISPESGQWRLGGMNVTVISLLNSALIGNEKNLSDCTAIQYDFDIEDVLLGGKSDSSMIEFRPCSVIEFSEDNIISLSEKTSPSSSVSTQNISNEDTMKEYTDLKLSLLVYDAILTIAGSSIAFLAGDKSAIAFLTGGIVGFLYLLLVQRSVDGIPSSELTQSNRTETLDQTDKGFKGSVLNIALALAVTIVAAKYAPGDVARVLTPQDLMLGTIGFLLSKVSVILAAFVPITGGLRENK